Sequence from the Mixophyes fleayi isolate aMixFle1 chromosome 4, aMixFle1.hap1, whole genome shotgun sequence genome:
CCTGGAGCCTGTGAAGGAACACCAGGAGTTCCAGTAAGAGGAGGCAGTGAGCCAATCCCAGGCTCCTGAACAACAAACTAATTATCTCTTTTGATAGCCTAGTActatattgtattgttttgtttctgCAGAAAAACCTAGGGGGTacattaactaaactgcgggtttcaaaagtggagatgttgcctatagaaactaatcagattctgggccctgaattattaaggatcttaaatgaagaggtatcttattttagtctcctggacaaaactatgttacaatgcaaggggtgcaaactagttttctgttttgcacataagttaaatactgactgttttttcatgcagcacacaaatacttgattgcatatttgtacactgaaatttaaaattaatatttctgtgctacatgaaaaaacagtcagtatttaacttatgtgcaaaacagaaaactagtttgcaccagttgcattgtaacatggttttgtccaggagacttaaataagaagtttcttaagttaagatccttaatgaatcaggcccctagttatcatttatttagtacagtattttaaaactattaaatGTAATTACTGAAATACCTGCATGTGTGTTCATATGTAAATTAGGAGTAATACACATGTGGGGAATAAAGTGCAATTGCTTTGaacacaatgcaaaaaaaaaagtatgctgTTACGCTTACATGAGATTTACGTGTTGTAAGTGATTTACTACCATATTCATATCAGAGCGTATCTTTGTAAATGTCTGGATTTGAATACGTTCATGTTCTGAGCTCTTTTTTAAAAGgcaagttgcgtgcaggttgcATCCAACTatgaatcgggcccaatatgTGTGCAACACTAATGATTTAATCACTATGTACTGGAAGGGTCTATACGCAGTAATCCAATCGGAGGCGGATAGATGGTGGTGCTGATGGTCATTGTGAATCCTTGCACCATTCTACCAGCACTTGTAAGAGATACACCTTTTATGAGGGATGTGACCATAGTCACCTGTGTCGCAGTTATGTGAATGTGCTCTAACAATTGTCCCACCCTATTCCGGCTCTCCGGGTGTAAGGGGATGCAGGTTAATGATATGCAAAATCTAGATACGTATATATGTGCAGATGTACTTTGGTGCCCATGAACAGTATGGAAATGTGCATCATACATAAAAAATTAAtgtacgtccaactctaaatgagctccGCTATGTGGCCATGAGAACTTAGTAACACTAATGAGAGACATTCTGCACCATTGTGTTATACCACGGAAGAGATATTGTTTATGTCCAAAAGTCACAACATGCTCTAAGTTCATGCCACCTCTCTTGGTAAACTTGTACCTTTCTACAGCTTCCAATATCACTTGTTTGCAGATGACACACAGATCTATCCCTCTGCGCCTGAACTCTACATATTAGTCAATGTCTCCTTGTTGGgtacagcatatcgatgctgaaaaCCCCGACTACACTTACCCCGGCAATGTAGTTTACAAGCGCTTCTACACTGTACATGGCCGCATGCTTcaattacccccttaacagcagcaataataTCGTCGCCTTTCACAGTGTCGCCGGCTTCTTCCTTCATCGAAATTGTTTGAAGTCGCATTTCACAACAGTCGTCAATGAAGTGCGTCGGGCAGGAGACGTTCGCCAAcaagatgttggggtaagtgttgttggtgttttcggcatcgatatgctgactaccaccgaatgTCTCCAACAATCTTTCAGCCATCTGCTCATGGAATTTAAACATAAATTTAATGATGATGTCTCATTATCGTCCTAACCTCTGCCTGATCTCTCCCTTGCACTCAAGGGCCACTATTGTCCTTATATTCTCCTCATGTCCAAGCTTGCCTTACACTTTCCTTTACTGCATATATCAAGACCATCTTCAAGATGTGCCGCTTCAAATTAAACAACATTTtgagattatgggcctgagtcattaaggagagcaaagcaaaaaaaatagttacTTTGCCcctttgtcaaaaccatgttgcattgaaagggGAGCTAAAGGTAAAATATGATGGTAGATTTATAAATGagaaagggcatgtcctagatcaactttaaatttcagtgtaaaaattaagctatcaagtatttgtgtgctacatgaaaaacagccagtatttagcttatgtacaaaataatatactagtttgcaccctctgcattgtaacattgtttgtcccaGGAAAAACATACTCCTATTTTAGGAAACAAGTGTTGACTTACGCCCACTCAGTTGGGTTGGACACCTGGGATGGAATATAAAACTGTAGGTAGGATGAAGACAAAGTTGCTTGGACAGATGTCTAAGCAGAGGTTGCTCGAGTGTATGCAGCATCTCTTTATCATCAGAGAACAGCTACAAAACTTCCAGTCCCTTCTCCACTGGTTCCCCTCCCCATTGTTGGTATTCTTTTTGAACAAAATAGAAGTGAACTAAGCAGAGCATATTAAGCCATCCTCTAAAGGTTTAAAGCTCATTGTAGTTACTGTAGTTACTCCTCTGGCATCCAGAGAAGTTCTCTTTGCTTGTTGCTATGACCACATAGGTTGTCACTAAGTTTAAAGGAATTATGCACTCCTCTAGGGAACATCAAATGGTGAACTCTCACAATACCTCCTAATATGTAGAGCTGCAAGGTTTCTCCAGCGCAACTTCCCTTATATGGAATGTTTTATCCCTCTCCTCAAACTTAAAAATCTTCAGATGTTACCTAAAGACCCACCTATTCAAGAGGACTATTCTTCTATTCCACTATTTATATCTTCACTACAACTACTTGACCTTAAATTGTCCACTACCTCCCATAGTTTCCATGTTTCTttcctgtactttttgtatacatttttaattaaaggCCTGTTTGGACAGGGCCAACATTTGATTCAGTTTGTAATTTGCCGGTAATACAAGGCCCTGAGTAATACAttgtagatatataaataaaatataataatagcaACATATGAGTAGTGAGGCTTATTGCATAAGGGTGGTAAATAAATCTTCAGTATTCCTTGTAGAACAATGCACATATCGAGTGCACCTGACGCTAGGCATTGTGCACATATACCATGAAATAATTACAAAAGCACATgaataaaacaaactttatttatttctcaGGTTCAGAAGGTGATGCCTTCAGATTCCTTCTATTTCACAATTATACGTGATCCGGCTAAAATGGCAGAGTCCGCTTTTTCCTACTATCGTTTTCGATCATCTGCTTTCAGGAAGGCACGTCGATTCAAAGCATTTGTTTCCAACCCATCACGCTACTATCACCAAAAAGATAAATCAAACCAATTCGCCCGCAACCTATTGTCATTTGATCTAGGATATAACCCTGATGCCCCATTTACGGAAGCTCTGGCAAAGGCACAAGTCCAAGAAGTGGAGAGGACTTTTAACTTGGTTCTTCTCACTGAGAACTTTGATGAATCCATGATCTTGTTGAAAGAGGAGCTGTGTTGGGAGCTTGATGATGTGGTGACCTTTAAACTCAACATGCGTGGGGCTTCAGTGCTACTGGAGCAAAGAGACGTAGAGCGACTGAGGGCTTGGAATGCTCTAGACTGGTACCTCTATTCCCACTTTAACCGTACATTTTGGGAGAAGGTAGAAAGGTTTGGAAAGGTAAAGATGGAAAACGAGGTGAGGAGGTTGAGAGAAAGAAGACAGCAATTGGCTGAATTTTGTCTTGAGAGATTGGAGCCTGTTATAGCAGAAGACATTAAAGAAGAATTACTTAAGCCTTATCAAGCTGGACAGGAGAAGATTCTAGGATGGGCTGTAAGGAAAAATCTTCCTCCCTATGTCCGTACAGGTTGTGTTAAAATGGTAACTCCAGAGCTGCAGTACATGGAACTCTTAGATGCACGTCAGTTTCCAGTGCGACACAAAATGCGACAGCCCTTGCAGTTATTCCTACAAGGACCATAGGTCGATGAGAGAACCACAGACAGTTAATGTAAACAGCAGATTCTTGAGGCACAAGGTTGAAATATGACCACGTTTAAAAGTAGATCTATCACCTATTAGGAAAAATATTAACTCTGATTGAATAATGAACGTATGCAAGTTAAACAAGTTGTTACAAAAAGGATGGGCATCTACTACATGTGCTTGctacttcatcattcatcatgtcTCCTTTTCTGTTTAGTCACAGTAAGATCTCGGAGATAGTATGCAGTCTATCTCAGAGAATGTATGAAGTCTAAGACATTGCTGTTAGAGACAAAGTACTGTGAAACACAATGATCTTAATAGTATAATAGAATATATTCACCAATTGGCTGTTTGGCTGTGAATTAgagttaaatgtaaaattgcaCATTTTGTATAGATGCAAAAATGCACTAATAAACTTACATTTCTGTGACTATATATTGAGTTGTTTGTGACTTAAGATACGTTGCACTttaaatctagcatatagatATGCCAGGTGCAAATATGTGTTCATCAACTTAATATTTAATCAGGTCTATGGTCTACGCAAAGAGAATATAATAGAGGCATAGTTAACTTGCTTTTCCATGTCCGCCAAATTTACCCCTGATCCCGTCACCCCTTTCCAAGAGCTACTTGACACAAATATAAGATTGACCCAAAATATGGATATACGTTGTGTGCACGCTCAGTGCATCCAGATTTATGTGAGTCCCATTTTATGTGGCGAAAATGGACTTCCATATCCTTCTAAATCAGGTCCTTTATGGCCAATTAGAAAGTGGTGGTGACTGGTCCCCTTAAAACATATTTGCAGATACCTTTAAATTATTGATTAGGGTAAATGATAAAATGTCTTGTTATGCGCGCAAGTTGAAACCCTCTGGACTGAGACCGCCAGATTGTGTTTCAGAGGTCCTTCCTTCAGTGACACAGACTGTCATCATAGAGGAAGTAATCATTTTTAATGAGAGCGAGTTGCAGAGTGTTCCATGTTAAATTTGCTGTTAAGTAAAATGTGGGTATTCCCAGTTGTGTGAGAAACTCTGCATAGCTAGTCACACACTCACTCTGCAATTTTCCTAATACCACAGTGTGAGTGCCCAGAAAAGTACTGCAAATGCCAATCCTATAGAAAATGGCTAATCATTATTGGGCATGGTGGAAGTCACTGCTATCTCACCAGCAGCCTACAGTGAAGCCAGAAGTGATCTGATTGCTTGTTGATTTACTGTATCTTGTCCGATATGAACAATCAGAATTTTGCCAAAATTAATTCATGATCCTGTCACTCGACAATTGGATGAAGCAGCAGGATTGGCCCATGTGTGTCCACCATAGGGCACTTTAATATGTACCTACCACCAAAAGCTAGAAATATACATTTAACAAGGGCGTATCACTTATTGCTCCTTATTGTTTAAAAATCCACGTTTAAGCCGCTCACATTCACAAGGCTaagaaacctgggggtaaatgtattaagctccgggttcttcaacacccgcgagttcggcctcttcagcgcttaaatttaaagcggcgctgccttgtaaagggaaactttactAGGCAGCTGGACACAGTAAATctgagagagggggggcatggtgtttgaggggctacattttaaaaagtattaaagctattaatctgaaatttggcatgcgaatgaagAACCATCCATAGGTgccaaatttaagaaaaaaagaataaaaaatgacaaattaagaataatctaaatttaaaaatcataatcatttttctggtttttttgggacagcgtaactcagtgtacaggaggtttaaagacttgggggaaaatgtatcaatctgcgggttctataacacccgcgtgttcagcctcttctgcgattaaatttcaagcggtgctgcattgtaaagggaagttaaccctgtacaatgcagcgccgcttgaaatttaatcgcggaagaggctgaacacgcaggtgttgaagaacccgcagattgatacatttaccccttggagtttgtTATGTAAGAAACCAATAATGACCGaagagtgcctttgagggtttaaaattttgagaacgttactgtttttttacaattttgtaaagtatgccccattttaaagataaaaaGGAGTCGACAGCCGTGAACTAGAGAGATTATGTTCAATATAGTTTACATGATGACAAATAATCACGGTAGAACACAACACTGTGATGGGAGGTTGAAGCGCATGTGGTGGCACAGGATGGCATACCCCGACCCCTGTGGAAGAATTGAACCATTTCACCCTGCAAGAGTGGACGATATTTGGATAGTTGAATTGGTATTCAAAAGGCAATGCGAAGATTAATCCATTCCTGTCTTCATAATGGCGCAGAAGATTCACCATGATGCTCCCAGTTGTTTTGTGGGTCTTTAGAAACACAATGTGCCTTTTAGCCTGACATGTCCGAGAAGAAGATGGAGGTACAGTAAATACCAGACCTGGATCAGCTGTCTGAGGTGACCTGACAATGGAATACAGTATTTTATATCATGCTATACAGGTCAGCATATATATTTAACAAGCTCATTAAGAGACGCATAGAAAGGCCCtagcataaatattattttttattacactgaTTGACACAAATAATCTTTTCTGTCAAACAACAAACGACTGTAACATGTTTCCTAATTGAATACAAGTGAAACagacatttttttgcattattacaTAGCAACACCTAAATAAACTATGGGAAATCTTTTATGGATtctttttgcctttaaagccattgccgctttaaatttaccatgcgaTTTGCAAAAATAGCTATTTGATATATTTACTCCCTGGTGTTGGATGGCGACATTGCATAGATTCCTTGAGGTTAGGAAATTATATTCATAAAGCAAAACAGTTTAGTTGTTCACTCACCACTTTGGAAAACGGATTTCCAGAAGGTGACTTGTAAATCCAAAGGTGGAAAAAATAAGGCCAAAGCCCAGGATTCGTACTCTGTTTACTTGATATAACCTCATTTGCCTGTGAACATATGAAGCAACTGTTAAGTAAGCTATCAGCCTGAACTATGTTTTTATAAAGGTGGTTGCACAAATGATAAGATATCCACCTAGGGACGGCTCCACTAACTTCAAAATCAATCAGAGGCGTCGGTGCTAGTTGTAGAATAAACCCCAGAGATGAAGTAAGGATATTGGGCACAAATATACCTCTTTTGAACATTTAACTTGGAATCACTTAGGCTAACAACTGAAGGAGTACACATAGTTTATTTTAGATAAAAAATAGATATTTCTCTATATAAGTCAGAGGGTTCACCGCACAAGAGCCTACCACTCAACCCTACCCTAATGAGGCTATACTCATCGTCATTGCTGGAGTGCTGTCCCAGTCACTGAGCCACACCCTTCACTCCTCTGCCAGCAGGGCAGGGTACCAAGTTCAATATCTTCCTCCTTTATGCAGGTACACAAAGTAGCAAAGTTCGCTGAGCCATTTATGATCAGATCACATGCCATGATTGTGCACCAGCCCAACGAGGACTGTAACCCATAGTAAGTACTGTCCTGGTAATAAAAGAGATAGTGAACACAATAACAGGTAGTCTTTATACACACCCAAAGCCCATCTACACTCTTGtcataaattcaaataagcacTTGATATCTGCATCAGTCCTGGTGTTGTGTGAGCAGGGGTAGACAAACTGTCAGAGGGGGGTAGTTTGCCCAGAATTAACAAATCAGAATATTTCTTATGACTGGACCAATGAGCAAAGTTCATGTGCTCATGTGCAATTCATTCTTCTGCTGATCAGTCATGAGGGCAAATCTCTGTCTTGCAGACAAAATAGCTTTAGTTTAGTTATTATTACATGTTTAATATCAGATGATAACTTTGGTTCTAGTAATATGTTAACTAAGACTGTAATTCaaatgatatataataaaataacatataacaaaCAGAGAATGGTATTTTTGGGACATTCCATACTATTGTTAACCAAACAGATACAAATGAGGTTCCCATTTATTACACCAAATTTCAAAGTGAATGCAACATAATTCATTAATGCATGCAATTACTGCATTGCTATTGGGAAGAGGGTGCCAAGCTGGATtgccatttatttaaaacatgtcTGGCAATTTGATCTTGTCACATTCTACCTCTACTCCTTATAAGGTCCAGGGTGCCCCCCCCCCAGTCAGCATCTTCCAGGGGTATGGGGCACTTATCACAGTTACCTTCATTatgtcatgaatcggggtctAGTCCTGTTTACACCTTCATTATGTCACgaatcaccgtacatctcccttcTGGTCAAATTCAGCATTCTATCCTGgaacaagcgtgacttctgtctgcagtactggaggctgccatctttgttgagacatttgctaaacatcccgCTGAATCTGAATACCTGACCTCATCGACCAATTgacttcctctgcagactataagagtctcctcctactgttaggaacccttccaaccagtacatcaaaacccggagtctgctctgaagtctggtgttcactggagccccttgtggtggagacagacttggcagcagacaaacagagggtcgtgagatgagcACTGACGGGGGAGAACCCAGCTATAGAGTGTagaagcaaacagcagagtgaaatccaggcaaggggcaagggccggcagcagacaacgaatccaaagaacaagccgaggtcagaggtcacaggcaatacaacagggtccagaaacaagccaggggtcatacacgggagatcaggtcaAGCAAACAACcaaggagcagaaacaggaacagggagcctagctacactgggagctataactggcagtgaggctctgttcTCACCAGGGGCTgctcacaatcacggctgttagggcagGCCGCCCctcggaagtaatataaatgtgatgcggccgcctgtgcggcatgtgccccccgggctgacgtccgtcagcccgcgcctggtcctcactgccttaagtagcgagagtgtcacacgccggtcccatagttaggtgccggcactgtgactttccctttaagaaccatgattctgcttgcttctgcctcagagacattactttcagaggtgttcctggctactgtgatctggacctcctcctgaacctcattggtcctggagcactatattaacctcccaaggtta
This genomic interval carries:
- the LOC142149553 gene encoding galactose-3-O-sulfotransferase 2-like, producing MEEAKEEPLEPVKEHQEFHSNNIVAFHSVAGFFLHRNCLKSHFTTVVNEVRRAGDVRQQDVGVQKVMPSDSFYFTIIRDPAKMAESAFSYYRFRSSAFRKARRFKAFVSNPSRYYHQKDKSNQFARNLLSFDLGYNPDAPFTEALAKAQVQEVERTFNLVLLTENFDESMILLKEELCWELDDVVTFKLNMRGASVLLEQRDVERLRAWNALDWYLYSHFNRTFWEKVERFGKVKMENEVRRLRERRQQLAEFCLERLEPVIAEDIKEELLKPYQAGQEKILGWAVRKNLPPYVRTGCVKMVTPELQYMELLDARQFPVRHKMRQPLQLFLQGP